The stretch of DNA TCTTTGTGGAACTCCATATTTCTTTCCAGGTCCTTTTaacttatactgtatatagtttcctATGCAATTTGTTTTCCAAGTACTGTTAACTGTTTCCTATTACTTAAACAGAATGTTGGATATATACATTATTCAAAGTTCTGCTGGATTTATCTTTTGCAGAAACGTTTACAGTTCTTTTGAAGACGGTTCATTAGATGTCATTATCTTTTTCAGAAACGTTTACAGTTCTTATGAAGACAGTTCATTAGATGTCAGGATAGGCTTTTTGTTCTAATTTCGTACGCGTAATAATGATTGAGAAGTAAATGACAAGGATTATGGCAAATTATACTGCTATTAAAGTTCCAAGGTAAATTTAGTTCGTGTCAAGAGATTGCCCTGAGATATGAAACATATGAGATTGATGTTTTGGACATAAGATGAGAATATTGATTAAGGAGAAATTAAACCATGAGgccatttgatttatttattaatgGAATGCCACCAAATTCACAAATACGTTctcttaatataaaatatttgatttagCTAATGTGTATCACTACGGTCTCTACGTCGAGGCTACAGAATTGAATCAAGAGCCCGTAAGAAGATTCTACATTGGAGGTAAATAACATTTACagtaatgtacatgaaaatatttTGCTAATTAACAATTAGACCGTCATTATATACAGCTATATCGGATAGAAGAAATGTATGCCATCATCGATGTCTGTTACCACTAATGTGGAACAGATTTACACAATAGATTACAGTTTTCTAAGGTGTACACACTATTTTTGATAATTGTCAGTACTTCTTTCAGAAGTAACAGAAATGGGAAAGGAAGAATGCCCAAAAAATGAATAGCACCCTGATTTACTTAATGCCCATAAGTACATAGCGCCTTTAGGAAAGCGTAGTTGAATGACAACTCAGAACATGCAAAAGAATATATGAACTGCCATTCATATTGAGAGTGGGAGCTAAAATAGAAGCGTCTCGAGGATCTCCATCTTTTGTATAGCATTACTTAAAGGAACCATTTTAAGCCACCTCTTGTTGAGATGTCAGATTCTGTCCTCCACAAAAGTGAAGTGGACGTTGGTAAATTTTTTTTGTTGATAGCACATCATTGTCTGATACTTTGAAAaacaaagacttatgtcagttttACGTGTCAGCCAAGCTGAGTCATGACatgcatttatgaaaaaaaaaaaatcattggtctCAGTATACAGTAAAAAAGAATATGTTAACCATAGTCATCAATGCCGATACAGTAATGTTTCCCAGACACTTTGCTGCGGAGTTAGAAGTGCAGAAATGAGATTAGGATGAGCAAAAAGGATAGCCATTAAAGTATTACCCCCAAATGACCTTAAGCCAGGTCCTCGCACAAATAACGAAACCATCAGAGAAAATATCAGAGATGAGCCATTTTCTGGATCACAGTTTCCAATGTTGCTTTCAGGCGTTGTTACCCCTGGACTGGCTTTGGTGGGTTGAAGTCGTCGTAGTCGTACACAAGAGGAGGAACGATTTTTTCGTTGACAGCAGCATATTTCATTCCAAATTCGCCTGGAACCCTCCTGAAGAAGTTTTGATTGAGCCAATATAATTCGGGGGAAGCATCGCATGGCAGTGCCTCGCTCTTCCAAGTGCAAGTCATCACATCCTGCCAACAAAAGTATAAGTGTTAGATGTTCCCCGACTGATAAAAGGATACACATTTAGAAACATAAGAGATTTTTTTCAAATGGAATAAGAGCTAAAAGTGTGATACGAAAGTTCAGGTAACCTCATTTATACATAGTATGATTCACAGAATACAAATGAGATATAATGCGTTATTGTGCCTCGGCTTTTTTCATAACATGGAAAGTGACACCTTACATGATGTACTTAACTTTGCGTAACACTTAGTGTATATACCTACTCATTCTCATTTTCTTCTGGTGTTCCTAACTATCTTTACTACCTCGCAGTGATAGTACGAAGATCTTCGTATTATTGATTTTCTATTTGATACCGTATTCCGAACTATTAAAGCCTTTAgtgatatgtacatacacatatacatagatatacacatactttatatatatacacatataatgtacactaaatatatataggcaatacattatatatgtaatgtatattacatctataatatatatatatatatatatatatatatatatatatatatatatatatatatatatatatataatgtttacccTACCCTTTGTACAAAAGTCGTCTAGATGacaatgtattatataaatattatatcctGCTTTGTATATTTTGATATGATCGATCCAAGCAGCACATTGACCAGAGAAATAAAACTGGAGAAAGCAAGCAGACTCACCTGGGAGAAAACGGTTTGGTTTGGGCAAATGAAACTGAATTGATAAGTAATGTCTTGGTCAAACTGCTTGGGGTACAGCTCCTTCCATGGCAAGCAGATGTGGAATATTTGGCAATCGTTATCAACGTCAGCATAGTATCCGTAGCCAACATAGTTAGGTACCTGGAAATCAAAGTATTGTCCAACTGAGAAAACTGATTTTAAAGGTTGAAGTATTGTTTACCTAAAAGAAATGTTCCGTAAAAAGGATTGAGGTAAGGTTGGAAAAGATTGAAAAGGCTGTAAAATGAGTCGTCCGGTTAGTCTTGTTATGTTTTGATATGGAACAAAATGATAATGTTAATTACTTTACTTAATGTTAATTACTTTACTTAATGGAAAAAGTCAAGCCATAAGTTTGAGCTTTCTTTCTTTCATACATAACAAATTCTGAATCCTTTCCCAAGATCTGATTGCTACTTTCTGAGATTCCTTGGCAGACTTATATTTGATCGTCTCATTATAATAAGGAACATCTCAGTTTCTGACCAAAATTTCTTATTAAAACCACATGAAAAAACGTAACcatatataaaattctttatatattctatttctttgttttatgtatacagtatacaaagtGTAATAACTGTCTAGCCTACCTTTTCCCGATCTCGATCCTAATTCTTCAAATAAGCCTGTTATTGTGGCATTTTCCCAGAATAAAACTAATAACTCTGGCTAAAATACTAAattgaaaataatgttttatttattttgattttaaacaGATTGATTAAAATGAGAGATAGCTGGCTTTTGTATCGTTAGATGAAgaccttttaaaaaaaatatttgtatgacattgaccatagtATTACAGTtggtcttctcaaaactgagtaaAGTATTAACATTTAGGATAAAGTTGAGGTAAAATAGTATGACGCAAGATACCAAGGTAATTGAACGAAGCAACAAAAAAACGTTAGTAGTAATATACTCACGACGCCTTCGTCGCATCTGAATGTATCAGTCACAACAGGTCGAAGTTTGGTGTAATTGGAGATGAGACGTTTCTCAATTGGGAAGAGAGGAGGGTTGCTGCCAACTAAAAGAGCTCCTCCAGGTGGGTTACCCATGAGCCGCTTGACCTTGGCCATTTCCACGGCTCCTGGTACAGGAGGAAGGTTGTTCCTTCCAGGAAGTCCACCAAATTGGGTATCTGCTCCTGGTACAGGAGGAAGGTTGTTCCTTCCAGGAAGTCTACCAAATTGGATATCTGGTATAACTGAAGAAATTGAGTTGGGTTGGTTAACTAACTGATTTTGGGAGGCACTCTGGAGGTTGGGGGGTAAACGTTGCCGAACGTTACTTGCGGATGATTGAGTGAAGGCAGTTTGTTGTACAGCTGGTGCCAAAGGTCTATCGACGCGATTTAGTAGTGGTGTGTTTAGATTCACCTGGAAAGTGTCCCCACCAGCAGCTCCTTCAAGTGGGGTCGGTTGAAAATTGTTAGGGTGCTCCGGGGATGTTTGTCCTTGAGATCGGCCCTCGGGTGCGTAGAAATGATGCTGGTCTAATCCAGATTCAGCCTGGATGTTGATAGCTAGTGGTTCTCCCCTGGATCGTGGGGATCCTGATGCTAGCGTCACCAAAACTGTCAAATATATAAGATACAAATGTTGCATCAGGTTGACCTAATGTAAAATGTGCATGATATTGATGTTCTAACGGGTCGATTCAGTGTAAAATTAACATATTACTACTTTTCATTATTAGTTCAAGACCTCCTGTTAGATGTATTGCGTATTTGCTTTTTGAAAAGTTAAGGTTTTGATATTGAGttcatataaagatataaaatacacACAATCCGATAAAGAATTCTAACTAAACGAAGAGGTTTAAATCTTAATTATCGAACATTTCATTGTTGGGTAGAAAAAGTCttcgaacatgaaaatttattttatcaggTAGTTATAGTAGAGTGATataaaaaccctttgatagtatCGTCAGTTATCTACATGTACCTAAAAGCTTTCTATATCATTTACTTGCCTATTTTACAAGAATTATTAACAGTTACGCCTTTTTGTACGTAATTACAAAAGATTCCTTTACTAGAAACTGTTAGTTTAAATACTTACGTGACAAAAACAGTGCGTATAACATGATGGCTAGCTGGACGTCTGGAATAAAAAGATAAATTGATATAATGTATTAAAAATCCTCGGTGAAATAGTCAGTGATTCAATGAAAAGGGTTATAgttaatatagatatatttgaaggAAACAGAACTCatacatggcactcgagtattctcttgaaatatctttttttttagaaaacattaAGTTGGaacctaacatttttttttaattagtcccGTAAAAGGAATTTACTTTTGATATTATAAGAACTTGAATATAATTGTTTGATGTCTTCCAGTTGCCATTTTAAGGTAATGAATGTATCCCTTGTTCTTTGCAGGACCCTTTAGTTGTATATATTCGAAATATCCCTGTTAGATAAGGGTCAAAGTATTACGTGAATATTGTATGTTAGATATTCAAATGAACGAAAAGATTTTATTCAActagaaatatgagagagagagagagagagagagagagagagagagagagagagagagagagagagagagagagagagagagagtttctctccTTTACTCTTTGATGAGTGCCATAAagacatacgtacatatatgtataattagttatttatttaataaCACGCAATGATTTATGGTGAACGCTGGTCATTGTTCATAAGAAAGCATGCTACCACCCCATCTCCAGCTCTATATCCCGCAAGCAGCGATGAACGCATTGTTATTTATAAACCTTAGCCAAGAAATTTTCCTAATCTATAACCACCTCAGATTCTTCATATGCATAACGGagttagaaaataaaaacaaaccatattAGGAACGTAACGTCAACAGACGGgcatttattgtaaattttgactGCTgacaaaatatgaatattaaaaaaatgaatTGTACTTCATCAAAAACTTGATGCTCTTAGGAAAAGAAGTGTCCCAAAACCAGTCGTGCCAAGTACATCTTTGAATACCCGAAAGAGTTTAAGCTTGTGAattctaccgccagagagttatggggatttcattggatccttctctctggttacggttcactttccctttgccaacatatacactgaatacttcatacacctgacaacactgagattaccaaacaattcttcatcacccacggggttaactactgcactgtaattgttcagtggctactttcctcttggtaagggtagaagagactctttagctatggtaagcagctcttctaggagaaggacactccaaaatcaaaccattgctctgtagtcttgggtagtgccatagcctctgtaccatggtcttccactgtcttgggttagagttctcttgcttgagggtacactcgggcacactattctatctaatttctcttctttttttgttaaatttgttatagtttatataggaaatatttattttaatgtcactgttcttaaaatattttattttttattgtttcctttcctcagtgggctattttcccagttggggcccctgggcttatagcattctgcttttccaactaggatagtagcttagcaactaataatgataataataataataattataataataatgataatttgttaaCCTTTGGATATTGAACTAGAGAAGTTCTTTTCCATACAAACTCTCCCCCACACTCAGGCACTATCATAACCCATCCATTCATCCACTCCCTATCATCACCCACTTCTGGATTCACTTGGCATTACATAATCAAATTGCTTTCATATTGGGATAGGTTTTCGGGGTTTGTGAGTGTTCGACAAATATGATTCAACTATAGTTTTGTGTTcagatgttgtatatatatatatatatatatatatatatatatatatatatatatatatatatgtatatatatatatatatatatatatatatatacaaacatatatagagaGTATGTGTGTTGCTGTATCCGTGTACGTTTATACGTATACTGAATGTATAGATATGATCCTTACCCTTCCGTTGAGCGGGTAATAAGCTTGGACAATCTTCCTAACTGTCTCCGGTTTCCATCGCATTTTagtcgtccatatatatatatatatatatatatatatatatatatatatatgtgtgtgtgtgtgtgtgtatgtgtatgtgtatgtgtatgtgtatatatatatatatatatatatatatatatatatatatatatatatatatatatggagggggGTGTACGCGTGGGTGTATCTTTAATGTCAAAGTGTGTAGCATATTGTAACTATTTCctactgtttttatatatttttttttatctcatcccGATGATTTGTTCCTCAATAGTTCTGCCTTTCAAtgaaccatggagagagagagagagagagagagagagagagagagagagagagagagagagagagagagagagagagagagagcttttctttCTTGCCTCAAGTTATCTTGTTTTATTCAGCAACAACCTTTCTTGCAAGACCACCGACCCAGCCTCCCTcagtctccccctcccccctccccctcttgaCAGCCGGTTCTTTTCTTGCCCTAACAAAGAAGGACATTTCAGGATACCGGTTAGACGACACCTAACGGTTAAGGATCCTTGAGATATCAGTAGACATCTGGCGTTGTTGATGCGTATCGAAAGTTGCTTGCTGGACTTTTCCCTCATCTTAGGAAATGGAAAAAAGTTATGTTGGGAAGTGGGATTTTGGGGATTGTTAACTACATAAGGTGGAAGATCAATGCAATTTTGTAGTCCGTATAAATTGCATTGGAAATCTTACACCTGGAATGCTGCAAGACTTCTTGATTTGTGTATGCACTGTATGTACTCACGCCAAGACTCGCATTCTGCATAAtactaacatatatttatatatatatatatatatatatatatatatatatatattatatatatatttatttatatgttttatatatgtataaaatatatatatattatatatatatataatatacatatatatacatatatatatatatatatatatatatatatatatatatatatatatatatatatatatatatatatatatatatatatatacacacacaacataagATTTTAACCCACTTGAGATAGTAGCAGAAGAGGGAGTTGACCTTTCTATTCTGTGTAATATTTTTGCGTCGGGGTTGTTAGCCCCAAACCATGTCGATTATTCTCGCAGTCCATCACATTCTACTATTATAAGAGCCAATTACATACTTCCTGTCATGTAAGAACCAAATCGGCCAATTCTTCAGGAAGCTTAACCCCAGTTGTTTTGTCCCCGTGGGATTAAAAATAAGTCTTTTAAATCATAATTAATAAGCAACTGGTCAAAAGTTCGCCTTCCAACCAAGATGAAGATAAATGTAAACTTTCAAGTATTCCCGGTGCATTCGAACCCGGCTTGTTTTTATCTAGATTGCAGACGCCACATCCGCCGGGCCGTTAGTGGTCCGGCCGAATGGAATGAGGAAACCTCCTCCAAGAATCCTGCTGTTAAGGTGATCGAACGGCCAGGCTGTAAGATGTGCACCCAGACAAACAGCTTATAGGGGGAATCCAACCATGACCTGGTCCTTTCCCTCCACACCTCGTTACCTCCCCCTCCTTTGCATCCTCTgcatccccctcaaaaaaaaaaagtcctgctACATGGTGCATAGAAACCTGTTTCTTTCTTTTATGTTACGCCTCCACTCCGTCCTTTCATTTAGAAGAAAACGAAAGAAGAAGAGCGGTCGAATGAGATGTGTAGGTTTGAGCGTGGGTCGTGGGATGGCTGAAAGGTcaagaaagctttttttttttttttaagcaaattgcTTTTCAGAATAATGCGACTACCTTCAGGTAGGATCTTTTACAGCCTTAACACATTGTTAGACATGTTTGGTCACATTCTGTCTGATTCACCTTTATTTTGAATGATAGGATCATAGATTTTATTGATCCTTATCAAGGGATTCCTTTGCCCGGTGATTTTAATCAAAATCTATTTCTTATagcatgaaatatcttttttttttcaatcgttccTCTTCTCATGGAGGTTTTAATCCTTTGAAttctttattttgttgttgttttacctGCTTCTTTTGATTATCACTTGCCTACAATATCTCATTTTAATTACTTTGAATTTGCTCTTCTACGCTTGTTTATTCGTTTTCAAGCTGTGGAATTCTTCTCCTGCTTCTATATTACATGACTTTTATTTAATGCATTGTCTTTGTTTTGCAAACACTCAAGTCTCActtgatttttatatattaatgacaactttttttgtgttgcagttactgtggacttttttttttttttttttttttttttttttttttttttttttttttttttttgtgattacccGTCTTGCTTTCGTTTTGTATTCATTTATGTCTTAGTTTTTGGGGCCGATACTTACTTTTTTGTTTCGTAaagtttttttccttctttttttttttgtaattacgtACGACTTGCATTGGTTTGCGAACACTTATGTCTAtcctttaattacttttattttgaatGTGTTATGTAATTAGACTCGCCTTTCTTTAGCTTGGTTGAATATCACGCATAGAATTTATTTGGTAACTTCATGTGTTTAtccttttatataaatttaatttgattCTTACTCTGACCTCGAACACGTTGGAATGCTTATTACAGACAACATTTTATTAGACGgcagatatgtctctctctctctctctctctctctctctctctctctctctctctctctctctctctctctcctgtctgtcTCGCGACGAAAAGCCAAAGAAATCGCCGTATTGCATGTTATAGAAATTGTAAAACTAATTACAAGCGAAAGTCACCATTAAGTAGATCGTAATTTTCGAGCACTGGAGGATGAGTAAAGTGAACCGCATTGTCATGATGGTTTGACCTAAAGCCTCCTAAAGACTACAAAGATGTTTAAAAGGTAATGTATAAAAATAATACAGTTTCTTCGCTTTGAAAATCATTTCCGTCCCATTCTGTAAAACGATGAAAGGAAATTGCAACCTTCGATCGGATGTCAGCGCGTAAAAACAAACCCTGAACTTGAACTCCAGGTTTTGTTGCCAGATGTACGAAGTTGAtcgattttagtaatttttttttttcaggctattTTAATGCCGAGAAAATAAGTGGAAAATGGTGAGATGAAAATAAATGGTTTTACCTAAggcttttcaaaattattttgtgtGCACTCTTACCCATGTAAGGGAAATAGGGTTTCTCGCACTATTCATGTTATATGCATCCTTCTGAATTACGAGTGTATAAATTTTGTCACCTTGAAAACTTCTAAATTACAGTATGAAAAAACTCAGTCATACGGATCAATATATGACTTTTTAAAAAAAGGCAATTTGTTATTGATCAGGTCATTTGTAACCGGGAAAATAGTTAATGTGCAaattgtaaaaaaaggaaaaagagagaTGATAGCAGTAGTTCTTAGAAAAGAAGACGTGGGTTACTAATTTGTCTTTTTATTTCCTATGGTCATGCTCGCAGTCTCCTGGTTTTATCATTTCAGCTAATTCCCTCGATAGTCGATACTGGTATATTTTGGATTATTTTCTCGAATAATCATTAACAGCCGTGACGAAGCTCTTGAAAGCAACAGGTGGCCGTGTAATGTCGAGGCTTTTGTAGCCTGACAATAGGTTTACTGTTCTTTCGTTGTTGtccaaaattaaagaagaaaaatacagCGAGTTATGTGGAAAAAAGGGGTTCTTTTGCTCTGATTACATTTAATATGGTAATCGTGAGAGAAACATAGCGGTCTTTGAAATTATTCTTCTTTCCACCTTCAAAGGGCTGACATTTTGTTCAAAGATATGACGtaattaaatgaaataattgtttttgtactatatatatatatatatatatatatatatatatatatatatatatatatgagtgagtgtgtgtgtgtatatatgacgttattaaatgaaatcattgtttttgtactataatatatatatatatatatatatatatatatatatatatatatatatatatatatatatatatatagagtgagtgtgtgtatatatgacgtaattaaatgaaataatgtttttgtacactataatatgtatgtatatatatatatatatatatatatatatatatatatatatatatatgattttgatttGGTAGAAACGATACATAGAATAAGACGGTTAatggaaatcaagaaaagaatctTTTGATTTCGTTTTTCCAATGAATTATGACTCGTATTTCCCAACATTTTTATATTCCTAATCTTTAGCCGAAACGTATCACTACGAAACGGTTCCCAATGATTAATGGCTGAGGGTGGACACCGGAAGGCAGGGTATGATTATTATACCATTATCTAATATTATGTGAATTTTATGTTAGGCAGGTTATATGATTCTTCCGGTTCTTGAAAGACTGTTGAAATCGAAATGAGCTCAAATATGGTTAATGCTCCTCGGGGCAAACCCATTTTTGCCGTGGAAGTTGCTGGTAGTTTGTATCAGTTTTGTATTGAATCAAGATTTTATAACTATTTCGAAGTTTCCTTGTTTTAATCGGGGATAATTGTCAATTTTGGTTTCGATGACTCCTagtgaatctttatatatatacatatatatatatatatgtgtgtgtgtgtgtatatatatatatatatatgtgtgtgtgtgtatatatatatatatatatatatatatatatatatatatatatatatatatatatattcaaataaaccatatatatttttgtatcaaaaatatatatggcttatttgaatatgaaaaacacgtctaaatgtgcaaaatttatcatatatatatatatatatatatatatatatatatatatatatatatatatatatatatatatttatatatatatgtatatactgtgtatatatatatatatatgtatatatataaactttttttttgtataataattgAAACCGAATATAAGTAACGACAATAATAACAGTGAGGAAATTGCTAGCTCTGTCTCAAGCATGATATTGAACTTGAGAACAATGTGAGCTGTTTGGATCATTTCCTGGAAGAGCTTCCTTGTTTGCATGTCATCTCACACAGTCGAGGTAAATGACATACAGATTGAAGGGATCATCTTTCCTCTACATCAGGTTCTTTGAAAGAAGATAGTCCGTCGTGTCTTCTGGAATTGAAGTCACAGGAGTACCTTGTCATGATCCCTCCCTCAGCCTTTTTTTACCTTTAATTCGGGAAGGCCAGTTGCCATTTCTGCCGGCTTGTCTTAACTATTACAGGTATTGAGAAGAATAAGATCTCTTTcacattattggaaaaaaaaatggtgcAATATAATGGCTCGATATCCCAGC from Palaemon carinicauda isolate YSFRI2023 chromosome 44, ASM3689809v2, whole genome shotgun sequence encodes:
- the LOC137634571 gene encoding uncharacterized protein is translated as MQLSCNLQCSRKVVPQDAALFCFCHQKVLTDLLALRDVQLAIMLYALFLSLLVTLASGSPRSRGEPLAINIQAESGLDQHHFYAPEGRSQGQTSPEHPNNFQPTPLEGAAGGDTFQVNLNTPLLNRVDRPLAPAVQQTAFTQSSASNVRQRLPPNLQSASQNQLVNQPNSISSVIPDIQFGRLPGRNNLPPVPGADTQFGGLPGRNNLPPVPGAVEMAKVKRLMGNPPGGALLVGSNPPLFPIEKRLISNYTKLRPVVTDTFRCDEGVVPNYVGYGYYADVDNDCQIFHICLPWKELYPKQFDQDITYQFSFICPNQTVFSQDVMTCTWKSEALPCDASPELYWLNQNFFRRVPGEFGMKYAAVNEKIVPPLVYDYDDFNPPKPVQG